DNA from Anticarsia gemmatalis isolate Benzon Research Colony breed Stoneville strain chromosome 23, ilAntGemm2 primary, whole genome shotgun sequence:
TACCTTatcaattcaaaataaataaatccactgaatctataataatatacatgtaaCATTACGTTTATTCCCGAGATACTTTGACTCGGCACAAAATTTTAGGTAAATCGTTCAAGCTATTtaggcaaaacttatcagtcaGACTGACAGTCTtcgtttaatataattagtaggtacttatttggCATGTTAAACTGTTCTATTTCTTTATCCAAACAGAGCCACAGGTAAAAtgtagtagaaaataataataaaatattttaaacatatttaccATGTCCAggtatttttatgttcataGACTCGAATGCTGTCATATTTCTTATGTACACTCCAGTGAACAcattctgaaaataatatgatattttattaaacaaatagacTACCcttgtggcgcagtcggtagtgtattcgactACTGATCATGAGGGTTCGTTTCCCGATTTTTCTGTCAAGAAGTTCTCAAATATTGTCGGGTCGGTCGAGTAAGGAAGCTGAGGTTGTACACTTTCGTGATTCGTAGAGAACGCGTGTACAATAATTTATCTAGATTACAATAAAGAATTCTTAGTAACTTCAAGATAAAATATCTCTGTTAAACAGGCCACTGCAAGTTAAATAACCCAGCGGATTATTGATGATCAAAATTTCATATACTTCATACCTCCGCCAGCCGCAaatcttgcatacaagactctctactgaGTTATCGTACTATAATAATAGACTTACCAAAATAGTATAAGGATCTGTATTATTAAGTCCGTAAATCTTTGGTGAGAAGTAGATATCTCTTTCAAATATGTCCAAGTTTACGTACGCGAACGAGAACGCAGGGTACGCGTTCCCTTTTAACGGTTGGTGGGGCTTTACGAATATTATCACGTCTCCGTCTGTCTgtaaaaaacgaaaataaagtacaagcaaaattccttgcatttatttcttctgacgctgtgtcaaatttctggcgaagttctgatagattttgtattgatttcgaatatactttttcttttatgcattcccagtaaaaaatatctactggatttagatcgggagaacgaggaggccataaaattgtaccactgcgtccgatccatttgcgaggatactcttcgttcaaataaaaataacatttttaatggcaagaaaagtggcaagtattataccattttgaaatcttgattaaatgcgccaacttttgaaataacttgccaagggtagtgtagtacatttttttttcagtatgaagcgacaaagttgactaacgatatttttgagaaagatgactcactaaaacttaacctttatttattaaattaacaatgttttgtgcattaatttgttatacgattaatagcatatttaattaagatcacgaaattcaaaaaaacacagcgaaattgtgacattggtgatcacaggacttgaaaatgcgaccaagggtgtggaatttcaacttttttgaaaagtgtctattattgctgaactaagtgatatggaattttttttttatttttcctataaccggtatgacttggcctttcatcctgtctcggattatcgttgagttttgggacaccctgtatatgtatgaacttgtaataaaatcaatgagtacacggttcataaggtttgtttcagtgagctcgtgaggtaccgaaatatcgagcttttttgtgtagagaaaagattttattacaagttcatacatactataatgcgcaAAGACTTTTTCTCCAACCTAATAGTAAGTGTCGTACTTTATTGAATTGAGTCACACAGTTCAACCAATTGCGCAAGagttaataaaaaacaacaccTACCATATATGGTTTAGCCATAATCCCAAGTTTATCCTGGCCAATAGCCATAAGGTTTAAATTCAGTAACAATTTCCTTTCATACGGCGTTATCTTGTTCATATCACAGCTGAGCAGTAGCGGCGCTGACCACATCGCGTAGACGGCTATGTGGACGCGGGTCTGACCGTTACTTAGTGCACCTGTACCGAATATTAACTGGAAATTGAGAAAAGAAAACAGTGATTATTTAAATCcatatatataattttgtattatctGATAATACGGGAAAATGTATACCACATGTTTCAATAATAaccattacataaataaatttagttgtCATTAATCGAACAATACAAGGTTTCcctaaaaacataaaactccCACCGCAACTTGAGGTCTCATTTCCTACTTTGTCACAATTTCTCTACCAATCCTAGTAATACTTCGATACTTTACTTACATAACTGGTCCAATACCAGGTCATTCACATGaagtattacattttttttacatcaaacTAGTGACTTCATCTATTCCTAGTATCACCTCTCTTGCTCTCTCTCTGCCTCCCCTAGATTTCTTTCTCTCTCTGTCAATCACTGTGTCTCTCTACACTCGTACAcacgtatacgtatacgtacACATCTCACACTCACGTACTTTCAGTCATACTGAATTATCCTTCTCCCTTTATTATGCTACATATATGCCTGCCTTCAAATACACTATTTCTCACCATATCCGGGTCATTCCATCGCCCAGGTCCATGGTACGGCGCGATCTTTTCATAGTTCTCCACGTAGAAGTGTATGACGCCCATGATCGACGTCCACGACATCACCACGTCGTGATAGTTGCGCCATAAGTTACAGTACTTCGCTACTTTTCCTACGTCTGGCTGAAACACAATAGTAAAAGTAGATTTAAACCACTGCTGTCCAATTCCATCCCATTTCAATCCCAAAGGATCCCCAAGAAGAGAGACACTTTCAAGTTTTAAAGCTATCATATTGAAAAATGCGTGCTGGAGATTTATAGGCTCGTAACTCGGTCATgcaggtccgataggcagtcgcgtgtaaataaatattaatggacaactcacacacggtcatttgattcaaaactaagcagagcttgtactatggtaaccaaataactgtaacatacttaaatacttctaaatatatacttaggtatatagataaattgacaactagGCTCAacacaaatactcgtgctcatcaccaCTGCGCAGAAGTGCAGTTAATATACTATACTGGTATTAGGCTTTATCCGGCGatactggaagccaactccaacatacttggaagaaaggcaaggTATGGAACACGGATATATCAGTtggataaattaaataagaacataTTGAATCTCTTACCTCGTTATCGTGAACGAACTTTATGTAGTACGGCCAACTGCATGAGTACACTATGGGTCGTCCTGTCTCGTTCAAAGACTTGCCCAATGATATGTAGGCTGAAAACAAATTGGAAAGATGATTGAATCATTTTTAGGAGTACTCAGGATTCGCTTCAATTATTTAGGTAAGTGGCAccatatatttcttttaaagataattcccgctctaagaattgctcttgtttcCCGAGTCttttgcaaacaaacaaacacctGACTTGTCCCGGAATCCcactaaatatatattatattgagcGTGGGAATCGATCCTGTGACCTTCTAGCGTAACGTCGTGACGCAAGTTATAACCACTGTTCCACTGAGGCGGTCTGAATTGATGCCCATATGGAactgaataatattaaatttaacaacTTAAAGTGTACTTACTTTGTGATTTATTAAAGTCAGTCACCATTAAATGTCAGTGTACTGAGAATCAGTGCTATTCTCGTAAAATTAGTGCAGCTAACATCTTTAAACTTACCAGTCTTAAGATAGTTTTCTGTCACAAAACATCCATCCACCTTCAGATAGTCAATATCCCATTCTGCAAACGTCTTGGCATCAACTTCAAAGTATCCTTTAGAGCCGGGGAACTTCATGCAAGTGATCGATGCTATGTTGGTGTACATACCGAACTTGAGACCTCGGGCATGTATCTGAAATGTTAAGGAATTTCGTTTTGATTATTAAATCAGTTTAGTTGAATCAATAATGAACATGAATATAATATccagctattttttgttttaggtttAACTGTTAACTGTtgaatacctataaataaatacatgtatcattagacaaataatatataggaatatatttctaaatacatactaatatagataaattaacaaccaagTTCAAAACAGATACTCATATTACtaatgctcatcacacaaatgttttttttactctgtCTTTTTCTTTTGTCTCTGTTTCTGGGAATACCCAcaactttggctgttacttttggtGAAGAAACTACATATTATGGTGAAGAAACTATAAGAATACTATATGACTATAATAGTAAGGTGCAAAATCAATAACTCAAGTTTCATAGTAAATCAGTTTTCTAGTTGCAAGTTAGCACATAATTAAGACCATTTATGAactaataaaagttttaattactaCATTAACAAGTCAAGAATACATTAAACAggtgaaacaaaacaaaacaaaattgataCAGACTGAACCAACAAGATATTAAcataagataattattatttttactattatttgctAAGTGAATGTACATGAGTTGAGccaaaaataacatgttttcttAAGATTCCAGGTCTTGATTTATTTGTTCATTTATCACATGATTTTGAGACTCTAATGTGAATATATTTCtagtaataatacaatacaGCTATCCGGTTTGAGAGCTAAAGAGGTATATTGCTCTAGTCCCTAAAGAACTTGAACATGGATGAAAAACTGagatttttaaacttaacataaaacatttgaatGGTCCGATCCAAATCGGATCAGAAAACctatagaaattataatttaaaatctctATGGTCCCTAAAGCTTTTACAGTTTACTTACGATATAATATTAGTCATTAATTATGCAATGATTGGTTTCTTCCCATCTGCCACCCCTGAGCTTGCTTACTATTGACCACAGGGGTGGTAAACGCTATCAGTGACAACCACCACCCGGTGGCAAGCTCACGGGTGGCAGATAGGAATAAACCCAATGAACCAGTTATGTCATACTAACATATTCAGCGAGAAACTTCATTCCTCTAGGAAACCTTTTTTTATCTGGTATTAGCTGTCCTCGCTTGCTTCTGTGTCTCTCAGCCCAGCAGTCATCAATAATTATGTACTCAAACCCAGCCTCTTGATAGCCTTGCTCATAGAAGGTGTCTGCTACTGACATTATTAGTTTCtcactgaaaaaataaatagtgagTATCAGCCTATGTTTTGAGATTGATCTATTGAGATTGGCTCAGGATCAGTAAATAGCAACTTAAGTAAGTCttgaaaaaatttttcattataatagtCTTGTCGGAGGAGCCACAGCCAAAGTAACAGTGTATATTAACAAAACATAGTTAATCCATCAGATTAGtaatgtttttaacaaataagacTTCTTCTTCTCACTACTATTTGAAAGAATTAGATAATAGTTGTTAAAGAATGGTCACtattttctttcagtgttaagaAAGATAACATTACTGACACCGGTAAATGAAAAAGGAAATTATATTGAAGATATTTTCTCTCAAAGAACACAACTATTATCTTTTTCATTGCAGCATATCTTCGTTCAGAATAAGAGtcaaataaaaagctttaaCGTAaagaatgtattattaaaaatatttttcacaagaaGCGTGGCACGATCATTTTCATTTCTTCGAGAAAATTGTGAGGAAATTAAAAGGAATGCTTACTTCAGGCATTTGTCGTTGCCTTTTTCACATTCAACGCCGCACATGTAGTAGCCCCATGACATCCATCCCATGGGAGGCGTACGAGCTAAGCCATTCTCCAGAACATCCACTTGGTCcaatataaatgtgaaaaacaATAGAGAAAACACAATACGAATACCGAACATTTTAACAAGAATTTTCTTCAAATCGTATCGTACGCGACTTAATGCAAAATAGAAGTGAATGTTGTACGTtcataataattagtaaaataatgacgTTTTCTTGCCACACACTACAATCCGCGCCGGTTCGCATAAAATgtcagttttt
Protein-coding regions in this window:
- the LOC142983086 gene encoding alpha-N-acetylgalactosaminidase-like encodes the protein MFGIRIVFSLLFFTFILDQVDVLENGLARTPPMGWMSWGYYMCGVECEKGNDKCLNEKLIMSVADTFYEQGYQEAGFEYIIIDDCWAERHRSKRGQLIPDKKRFPRGMKFLAEYIHARGLKFGMYTNIASITCMKFPGSKGYFEVDAKTFAEWDIDYLKVDGCFVTENYLKTAYISLGKSLNETGRPIVYSCSWPYYIKFVHDNEPDVGKVAKYCNLWRNYHDVVMSWTSIMGVIHFYVENYEKIAPYHGPGRWNDPDMLIFGTGALSNGQTRVHIAVYAMWSAPLLLSCDMNKITPYERKLLLNLNLMAIGQDKLGIMAKPYMTDGDVIIFVKPHQPLKGNAYPAFSFAYVNLDIFERDIYFSPKIYGLNNTDPYTILNVFTGVYIRNMTAFESMNIKIPGHDVVLYTFYPL